A stretch of Vigna angularis cultivar LongXiaoDou No.4 chromosome 4, ASM1680809v1, whole genome shotgun sequence DNA encodes these proteins:
- the LOC108332128 gene encoding F-box protein FBW2, giving the protein MEEAFEFRSWAELIPDALGVIFTNLSLQDRVTVIPRVCKSWANAVTGPYCWQEIDIKDWSSRCQPDQLDRLLEMLITRSCGSLRKLSVSGLQTESIFTFIAENACSLQTLRLPRSSMSDAIVEQIAGRLSMISFLDVSYCIKIGPYALEMIGKNCKLLEGLCRNMHPLDTAGKPYQDDEAYAISSTMPKLKHLEMAYHLISTSGVLQILANCPKLEFLDQRGCWGVTLDNMFLKQKFPKLKVLGPFVLDTYESDGWDDFSDVSDASEYLAWDFVAGGMGEYYVDDSDSYDGMWDDEGRLDELHFGFYEGIEDAGMYWPPSP; this is encoded by the exons ATGGAAGAAGCGTTTGAATTTCGAAGTTGGGCAGAATTGATTCCTGATGCCCTAGGGGTAATCTTCACCAATCTTTCTCTTCAGGACAGGGTGACGGTGATCCCCAGAGTGTGTAAATCATGGGCTAATGCAGTAACTGGACCCTACTGCTGGCAAGAGATAGACATTAAGGATTGGAGCAGCCGATGTCAGCCCGACCAACTCGATCGGCTACTTGAAATGCTTATCACAAGAAGTTGTGGATCCCTCCGCAAACTCAGTGTTTCTGGTCTCCAAACTGAAAGCATCTTCACTTTCATTGCTGAAAA TGCCTGTTCCCTCCAGACTTTGCGGCTGCCAAGGAGCAGTATGAGTGATGCCATTGTGGAACAGATTGCTGGGAGGCTTTCTATGATTTCTTTCTTGGATGTGAGCTACTGTATTAAAATCGGCCCCTATGCACTTGAGATGATTGGCAAGAACTGCAAACTGCTAGAAGGGTTGTGTCGAAACATGCATCCGCTGGATACTGCAGGCAAGCCTTATCAGGATGATGAAGCATATGCAATTTCCTCCACAATGCCTAAGCTCAAACATCTTGAAATGGCCTATCATCTTATCAGCACTTCAGGTGTCCTCCAAATACTTGCAAACTGCCCAAAGCTTGAATTTTTGGATCAAAGGGGATGTTGGGGTGTGACATTGGACAACATGTTCTTGAAGCAGAAATTCCCAAAACTGAAGGTTTTGGGGCCTTTTGTTCTTGACACTTACGAGAGTGATGGATGGGATGATTTCTCAGATGTGTCAGATGCTTCTGAGTACTTGGCTTGGGACTTTGTGGCTGGTGGCATGGGTGAATATTATGTTGATGATAGTGACAGTTATGATGGAATGTGGGATGATGAAGGCAGGCTAGATGAGCTTCATTTTGGGTTTTATGAAGGGATAGAAGATGCAGGAATGTATTGGCCTCCATCTCCATAA
- the LOC108329948 gene encoding phospho-2-dehydro-3-deoxyheptonate aldolase 1, chloroplastic, which translates to MVVYLRKPSPSLFLSRSADKIHCVSLSVTVRDPTHATTMATAASNSLFQTKSILPTHPILPSSTTQCYSVRGSRPKPRPIQSVQAADNSVNVVTDGKQQQPRHEAKWAVDSWKSKKALQLPEYPNQENLRAVLKSLEAFPPIVFAGEARNLEERLAAAAAGNAFLLQGGDCAESFKEFNANNIRDTFRILLQMSVVMMFGGQMPVIKVGRMAGQFAKPRSEQLEEKNGVKLPSYRGDNVNGDAFEEKARIPDPERMIRAYSQSAATLNLLRAFATGGYAAMQRVGQWNLDFTEHSEQGDRYLDFAHRVDEALGFMAAAGLTVEHPIMKTTEFWTSHECLLLPYEQSLTRLDSTSGLYYDCSAHMLWVGERTRQLDGAHVEFLRGVANPLGIKVSDKMDPNELVRLINILNPQNKPGRITVITRMGAENMRVKLPHLIRAVRRAGHTVTWVSDPMHGNTIKAPCGLKTRPFDAIRAEVKAFFDVHEQEGSHPGGVHLEMTGQNVTECIGGSRTVTFDDLGSRYHTHCDPRLNASQSLELAFIISERLRKRRIGSDRGSIFSL; encoded by the exons ATGGTAGTATACCTGAGAAAACCATCAccatctctttttctctctagGTCTGCGGACAAGATCCACTGCGTGTCTCTATCTGTCACCGTGAGAGATCCTACACACGCAACAACAATGGCTACCGCCGCTTCCAACTCTCTCTTTCAAACCAAATCCATTCTTCCAACCCACCCTATCTTGCCTTCATCCACCACCCAATGCTACTCCGTTCGAGGGTCCAGGCCCAAACCTAGGCCCATCCAATCCGTTCAAGCAGCCGACAACTCCGTCAATGTAGTAACCGACGGCAAACAGCAGCAACCGAGGCACGAGGCCAAGTGGGCCGTGGACAGCTGGAAGTCCAAAAAGGCTCTCCAGCTCCCGGAATACCCGAACCAAGAGAACCTCCGGGCGGTGCTCAAGAGCCTGGAAGCGTTCCCTCCCATCGTCTTCGCCGGAGAGGCTCGCAACCTTGAGGAGCGcctcgccgccgccgccgcggGGAACGCGTTCCTACTACAGGGCGGAGACTGCGCCGAAAGCTTCAAGGAGTTTAATGCCAACAACATCCGCGACACCTTCAGAATCCTCCTCCAGATGAGTGTGGTTATGATGTTCGGTGGCCAGATGCCCGTTATTAAG GTGGGACGTATGGCGGGTCAGTTCGCGAAACCGAGATCGGAGCAGTTGGAGGAGAAGAACGGAGTGAAACTCCCCAGTTACAGAGGCGATAACGTGAATGGAGATGCGTTCGAAGAGAAAGCCAGAATTCCAGATCCTGAAAGGATGATTAGAGCGTATAGTCAATCCGCTGCCACTCTGAATCTTCTCAGGGCATTCGCCACTGGAGGCTACGCCGCTATGCAAAGGGTTGGTCAATGGAATTTGGACTTCACAGAGCACAGCGAACAAGGAGACAG GTACCTAGACTTTGCACACCGAGTGGATGAGGCCCTTGGTTTCATGGCTGCTGCAGGCCTCACGGTGGAGCATCCTATAATGAAAACAACTGAGTTCTGGACTTCACATGAATGTCTGTTATTGCCATATGAACAATCACTCACCAGGTTGGATTCAACTTCTGGTCTCTACTATGACTGCTCCGCGCATATGCTTTGGGTTGGGGAACGGACTAGGCAGCTGGACGGTGCTCATGTTGAGTTTCTAAGAGGAGTTGCCAATCCTCTCGGAATCAAG GTAAGTGATAAGATGGATCCAAATGAGCTTGTTAGACTGATCAACATTTTGAACCCCCAAAACAAACCCGGAAGAATAACTGTGATCACGAGGATGGGAGCTGAAAATATGAGGGTCAAGCTTCCACATCTGATCAGGGCAGTACGCAGAGCTGGACATACCGTAACTTGGGTCAGTGATCCTATGCATGGAAACACCATAAAGGCTCCGTGTGGACTCAAAACTCGCCCCTTTGATGCAATCAGG GCGGAGGTGAAAGCATTCTTCGACGTGCATGAACAGGAAGGAAGCCACCCAGGTGGGGTTCATCTAGAGATGACGGGTCAGAATGTGACTGAGTGCATTGGAGGGTCGAGAACTGTTACCTTTGATGATCTGGGTTCACGTTACCACACACACTGTGATCCCAGGCTTAATGCTTCGCAATCTCTTGAGCTTGCTTTCATAATTTCTGAACGCCTCCGCAAGCGTAGGATCGGATCGGATCGCGGCAGCATCTTTTCTCTGTAG
- the LOC108329865 gene encoding protein PHOSPHATE-INDUCED 1: protein MSTFISFHCFLPLFFLLSLFHLSLAARKLNDQSQLLRYHNGPLLYGKIAVNLIWYGRFKPSQKAIIADFVTSLSSPVAPNNQPSVTTWWKTTEKYYHLSPKKASSLSLSLGDQILDESYSLGKSLTNKHLVELASKGGQRNAINVVLTSADVAVEGFCMSRCGTHGSAASAGHVKGGKNYKFAYIWVGNSETQCPGQCAWPFHQPIYGPQNPPLIAPNNDVGVDGMVINFASLLAGTATNPFGNGYFQGPAEAPLEASSACPGVYGKGAYPGYAGDLLVDPTTGASYNVNGANARKYLVPALYDPSTSSCSTPE, encoded by the coding sequence ATGTCCACATTCATCTCTTTTCACTGCTTccttcctctcttcttccttctctctctctttcaccTTTCCTTAGCGGCTAGGAAGCTCAATGACCAGTCTCAGCTCCTCCGTTACCACAATGGTCCTTTGCTCTATGGCAAAATCGCCGTCAATCTTATCTGGTATGGCCGCTTCAAACCCTCTCAAAAAGCCATTATAGCCGATTTCGTTACCTCGCTCTCATCTCCTGTCGCTCCAAACAACCAACCATCTGTTACCACGTGGTGGAAAACCACCGAGAAGTACTACCACCTGAGCCCCAAGAAGGCTTCTTCTCTCTCCTTATCGCTTGGTGATCAGATCCTCGACGAAAGTTACTCGCTGGGAAAGTCACTGACAAACAAGCATCTTGTCGAGCTGGCTTCCAAAGGGGGGCAGAGGAACGCCATCAACGTTGTCTTGACATCCGCCGACGTGGCTGTTGAAGGTTTCTGTATGAGCCGATGTGGCACTCACGGGTCTGCCGCTTCCGCGGGTCACGTGAAGGGTGGCAAGAACTATAAGTTCGCATACATATGGGTCGGAAACTCCGAAACCCAATGCCCGGGTCAATGCGCGTGGCCCTTCCACCAGCCAATTTATGGGCCTCAGAATCCACCTTTGATTGCTCCTAACAACGATGTGGGAGTTGACGGTATGGTCATCAACTTCGCTAGCCTCCTGGCTGGAACCGCCACCAACCCTTTCGGAAACGGCTACTTCCAGGGTCCGGCCGAGGCCCCGCTCGAAGCTTCGTCTGCGTGTCCCGGTGTTTACGGTAAAGGGGCCTACCCTGGCTACGCTGGGGACTTGCTGGTTGATCCTACAACCGGTGCCAGTTACAATGTGAATGGTGCTAATGCGAGGAAGTATCTTGTTCCTGCTCTGTATGATCCTTCAACATCCTCTTGTTCGACACCCGAGTGA